Genomic segment of Veillonellales bacterium:
CAGCAGGCAGGGCTTATCCTTATCGTTCTGATGGAGGCCAACTGAATTTCTATTGGTCTGGCCAAGGCGGACAGCCGTCGTGGCTTTGGGGCGGGAATGACGGCGTTAATATGTATGTGTACAGCCCGTCTAACTTTAGCGTTAATTATGCAATTCATGCAGACTATTCCGGCAGCGGTAAAACACTTGCTACGATAGACCAGATACCGGCAGCGCACGGTAAACAACTATTCACTGCTTCCGGCACATTTACAGTGCCTGCTGGAGTTACGCAAGTATGGATAAGCTTGTGCGGAGCGGGTGGAAATGGAGGAAGCCATTCCAATGGTTCAAATGGATTCTGTGGTGGCGGCGGTGGTGGCGCGGCGGCTAACATGGCATACAATGTAACCGGCTTAACTCCTGGTGCTGAGATAGCTGTAACTATTGGGGCTGTTCCAGGAGGGGCAACATCGTTTGGGAGTTATATATCTTGTGCGGGAGGAGGGACTGGTGGCAACGGTAGCTACGCATTTCCTGGAACAGGGGGCGTTGCAGGTGGAGCTGGAGGAGTTCCCGGCGAATCTGGTATGTATAATGTGGATGGCTCAACTCAGACGCCTATTAATACAAATACTCCTCCCGGTGGAGGGTGCCTGTTTGGCGTAGGTGGAATAGAGTCGAATGGTGCAGGATACGGCGCTGGTGGCGCGGGTGGGAAAAGTACCCATGATGCTGGATACTCAGGTGCGCCTGGAATGTGTTTGGTTGAATGGTAAGCTGGCGGAAGTTTTAAAAGGCGCATAGGCGTCTATTTTTTATGACAATTTATAGGGGTGGGAGTGTGGATGAACTCGAACTGAAGCAAATGCTGGAAAATCATATCCGGGACCAGACCCAGAAATGGGATGAACAAGCCAGATTGACACGCGAACTGCTGGAAAGAACCGCCCGGGTAGAAACATTGTTGCAGTCATGCCCAGGTTGTCAGGTGGAAATCAGGGAGCAGGGAAAGGCTATTGTTAAAGCGGCGGAAAGTGCAAAATCAGCCCATCGCAGACTTAACGGAATCAAGACGACAGTCAGTATAGTTGCACTGATTGTCAGTACGGTAATAGGCGCTATTTTCACTGTGCTGAATTTTATTTTTCGGGGGCATGGGTGATGATAGTAAAATTTATGAATTTTTTGCATGACCACTGGCCGGGCGTCGTCTTAACGATGACGCTTATTTTATTTCTGTCCGCACTCGCTGGTTATTGGATACAAGGCATTACAGAGCACAAATGGGACATGACCGCCATGTGGGCAGGAGTGACGGCCATAGCGGCAGCGGCTGCTGCCGGCTATGGAAAGTTTTGGGCAGACAGTAAATATAACAGCCTAACCGGCCAGCCGCCTGGGGAACAAAAGTGAACGAACAGATTATGTATATCAAGAATATAAATATATTACGGAGAGTGATTCAATTGGTGAGCGTGAATATTAAGGAAACAAATCTGGAATTCGGGCCGCTGGAAGACCGGAAGGAAACGAACCTGATTGTGGTTCATCATGTCGGCGGTACTGACCGGGATGTATCGGCAGAAGAAATCCACGGCTGGCACCTGGCAAACGGCTGGTCCGGAATCGGGTATCATTATGTGATACGAAAAGACGGAACAATCGAACGCGGCCGGCCCCGCGAAATGATTGGCGCTCATGCAGAGGGCTTCAATAGTCGATCAATCGGTATCAATATCGTTGGCGATTTTGAGCAGGC
This window contains:
- a CDS encoding N-acetylmuramoyl-L-alanine amidase, encoding MNEQIMYIKNINILRRVIQLVSVNIKETNLEFGPLEDRKETNLIVVHHVGGTDRDVSAEEIHGWHLANGWSGIGYHYVIRKDGTIERGRPREMIGAHAEGFNSRSIGINIVGDFEQATPEPAQIESAAMLIAELCEIYCLCPDAQTIVGHRDLMSTDCPGENLYCLLQDIRGKAVWYQQNC